The following are encoded in a window of Primulina eburnea isolate SZY01 chromosome 4, ASM2296580v1, whole genome shotgun sequence genomic DNA:
- the LOC140830984 gene encoding uncharacterized protein isoform X2, which translates to MEYPRTKLGEQFRRFQKSWFEQFPWLEYSPNKDAAFCFPCFLFQGKEARYGAFTVDGFRGWKRVNDGKRCALLMHTGSPTSPHNNAVESMSALMNVSGHIDKVMNAQTIEEVKKNRLRLTTTIESIRWLCLQGCALRGNDESSSSINQGNLIEMIKLMGKMDVNINNVVLEKAPKNAKYTSPDIQKEILHILAERVRKKIREDVGSAKFCLLIDEAKDISDKEQMAIVLRFVDREGFLMERFFDIVHVSDTTAVTLKKEICNVLGQHNFHIKDIRGQGYDGASNMRGSWNGLQALFLRDSPQAYYVHCFAHRLQLSLVAAAEKESSIWLFFSKLNSICNLIKASPKRHTELQSAQAIEIATMVATGIRETGTGLNQIGTLQRAGKTRWSSHFESICSMIDMYSSVIIVLEHMTEEASSNSIRGEATDLLCRALQEKSLDILNAMDFVSTTKDLLHTLRAEGYDILLMIVQSVCENNGIEIPDMNAWYRSATGRSSQQRDSITFEHHYHFDVFNAAIDFQVEELNSRFNDGAVELLRLSSALEPRDNFKLFNADDIYNLAEKFYPSDFNKQELHYLKSQLDHYKFDIIHHERFQNIGTISELCRRLLETEKTRHYHLIDRLIRLVLTLPVSTATTERSFSAMKLLKTSLRNKMEEELLADSMIVYIEREFTASIDIDSVIDEFYSMKNRRAHLQ; encoded by the exons ATGGAGTATCCGCGAACCAAATTAGGAGAACAATTCCGGCGATTTCAAAAGAGTTGGTTTGAGCAATTTCCTTGGTTGGAGTACTCTCCTAATAAAGATGCAGCATTTTGCTTCCCATGTTTCCTTTTCCAAGGAAAAGAGGCTCGTTATGGCGCATTTACAGTTGATGGTTTTAGAGGTTGGAAAAGAGTTAATGATGGGAAAAGATGTGCTTTATTGATGCATACAGGAAGTCCCACTTCACCACATAACAATGCCGTGGAATCTATGAGTGCTTTGATGAATGTAAGTGGTCACATTGATAAAGTGATGAATGCACAAACAATAGAAGAAGTGAAGAAAAACCGTTTGAGGCTTACAACCACAATTGAAAGCATTCGTTGGCTTTGTTTGCAAGGatgtgcattgagaggaaatgaTGAATCTTCATCATCCATAAATCAAGGTAATCTTATAGAAATGATAAAGCTTATGGGAAAAATGGATGTTAACATTAATAATGTTGTTTTGGAAAAAGCTCCAAAAAATGCAAAGTATACATCACCAGatattcaaaaagaaatttTGCATATTCTTGCTGAGAGAGTGAGAAAGAAAATACGTGAAGATGTTGGGAGTGCAAAATTTTGTCTTTTGATTGATGAGGctaaagacatatcagacaaaGAGCAGATGGCTATTGTGTTGAGATTTGTTGATCGTGAAGGGTTCTTAATGGAGCGTTTCTTTGATATTGTGCATGTTTCTGACACCACTGCGGTAACACTTAAAAAAGAAATATGTAATGTGCTTGGTCAACATAATTTTCATATCAAAGATATTCGGGGTCAAGGATACGATGGAGCTAGCAATATGCGTGGCTCATGGAATGGACTGCAAGCTCTTTTTCTGAGGGATTCTCCTCAAGCATATTATGTTCATTGTTTTGCACATAGACTTCAATTATCGTTGGTGGCTGCTGCTGAAAAGGAGAGTTCTATTTGgctatttttttcaaaattgaattctaTTTGTAATCTTATTAAGGCATCTCCAAAACGTCACACTGAGTTGCAATCTGCCCAAGCTATTGAAATTGCAACCATGGTAGCTACTGGTATTCGCGAGACAG GTACTGGCCTTAATCAGATTGGTACTTTGCAACGAGCTGGAAAGACGCGCTGGAGTTCTCATTTTGAGTCGATTTGCAGTATGATAGATATGTACAGCTCTGTGATTATTGTGCTTGAGCACATGACGGAGGAAGCATCTTCGAATTCTATACGAGGGGAAGCTACAG ATTTGCTTTGTCGAGCTTTGCAAGAGAAGTCTTTGGACATTTTAAATGCAATGGATTTTGTCTCAACTACCAAAGATTTACTTCATACTTTGAGAGCAGAAGGTTATGATATTCTTCTAATGATTGTGCAATCAGTTTGTGAAAATAATGGTATTGAGATACCAGATATGAATGCTTGGTATAGATCTGCTACAGGACGTTCGAGCCAGCAGAGGGATTCTATTACATTTGAACATCATTACCATTTTGatgtatttaatgctgcaatagATTTTCAAGTGGAAGAACTCAATAGCAGATTCAATGATGGGGCTGTAGAACTTCTTAGACTTAGTTCTGCTTTGGAACCTCGAGACAACTTTAAGTTGTTTAATGCTGATGATATTTACAATCTTGCAGAGAAATTCTATCCTAGTGATTTCAATAAACAAGAACTACATTATCTGAAAAGTCAGTTGGATCATTataagtttgatataattcatcaTGAAAGGTTTCAGAATATTGGTACTATTTCTGAATTATGTCGACGATTACTAGAGACTGAAAAGACGCGTCATTATCACTTAATTGACAGATTGATTCGTCTTGTTTTAACGCTCCCTGTTTCTACTGCGACAACAGAACGATCATTCTCAGCTATGAAACTTCTTAAAACATCTCTCCGGAATAAGATGGAAGAAGAGTTATTGGCAGATTCTATGATTGTCTACATTGAAAGAGAGTTTACTGCAAGTATAGACATTGATTCAGTAATTGATGAGTTCTACTCAATGAAAAACCGCAGGGCACATCTTCAGTAG
- the LOC140830984 gene encoding uncharacterized protein isoform X3 — protein sequence MIKLMGKMDVNINNVVLEKAPKNAKYTSPDIQKEILHILAERVRKKIREDVGSAKFCLLIDEAKDISDKEQMAIVLRFVDREGFLMERFFDIVHVSDTTAVTLKKEICNVLGQHNFHIKDIRGQGYDGASNMRGSWNGLQALFLRDSPQAYYVHCFAHRLQLSLVAAAEKESSIWLFFSKLNSICNLIKASPKRHTELQSAQAIEIATMVATGIRETGTGLNQIGTLQRAGKTRWSSHFESICSMIDMYSSVIIVLEHMTEEASSNSIRGEATGFLIALRSFDFIFILYLMHKIMGITDLLCRALQEKSLDILNAMDFVSTTKDLLHTLRAEGYDILLMIVQSVCENNGIEIPDMNAWYRSATGRSSQQRDSITFEHHYHFDVFNAAIDFQVEELNSRFNDGAVELLRLSSALEPRDNFKLFNADDIYNLAEKFYPSDFNKQELHYLKSQLDHYKFDIIHHERFQNIGTISELCRRLLETEKTRHYHLIDRLIRLVLTLPVSTATTERSFSAMKLLKTSLRNKMEEELLADSMIVYIEREFTASIDIDSVIDEFYSMKNRRAHLQ from the exons ATGATAAAGCTTATGGGAAAAATGGATGTTAACATTAATAATGTTGTTTTGGAAAAAGCTCCAAAAAATGCAAAGTATACATCACCAGatattcaaaaagaaatttTGCATATTCTTGCTGAGAGAGTGAGAAAGAAAATACGTGAAGATGTTGGGAGTGCAAAATTTTGTCTTTTGATTGATGAGGctaaagacatatcagacaaaGAGCAGATGGCTATTGTGTTGAGATTTGTTGATCGTGAAGGGTTCTTAATGGAGCGTTTCTTTGATATTGTGCATGTTTCTGACACCACTGCGGTAACACTTAAAAAAGAAATATGTAATGTGCTTGGTCAACATAATTTTCATATCAAAGATATTCGGGGTCAAGGATACGATGGAGCTAGCAATATGCGTGGCTCATGGAATGGACTGCAAGCTCTTTTTCTGAGGGATTCTCCTCAAGCATATTATGTTCATTGTTTTGCACATAGACTTCAATTATCGTTGGTGGCTGCTGCTGAAAAGGAGAGTTCTATTTGgctatttttttcaaaattgaattctaTTTGTAATCTTATTAAGGCATCTCCAAAACGTCACACTGAGTTGCAATCTGCCCAAGCTATTGAAATTGCAACCATGGTAGCTACTGGTATTCGCGAGACAG GTACTGGCCTTAATCAGATTGGTACTTTGCAACGAGCTGGAAAGACGCGCTGGAGTTCTCATTTTGAGTCGATTTGCAGTATGATAGATATGTACAGCTCTGTGATTATTGTGCTTGAGCACATGACGGAGGAAGCATCTTCGAATTCTATACGAGGGGAAGCTACAGGTTTTTTGATTGCATTGAGATCGTTTGATTTCATATTTATCCTATACTTAATGCATAAGATTATGGGGATCACAGATTTGCTTTGTCGAGCTTTGCAAGAGAAGTCTTTGGACATTTTAAATGCAATGGATTTTGTCTCAACTACCAAAGATTTACTTCATACTTTGAGAGCAGAAGGTTATGATATTCTTCTAATGATTGTGCAATCAGTTTGTGAAAATAATGGTATTGAGATACCAGATATGAATGCTTGGTATAGATCTGCTACAGGACGTTCGAGCCAGCAGAGGGATTCTATTACATTTGAACATCATTACCATTTTGatgtatttaatgctgcaatagATTTTCAAGTGGAAGAACTCAATAGCAGATTCAATGATGGGGCTGTAGAACTTCTTAGACTTAGTTCTGCTTTGGAACCTCGAGACAACTTTAAGTTGTTTAATGCTGATGATATTTACAATCTTGCAGAGAAATTCTATCCTAGTGATTTCAATAAACAAGAACTACATTATCTGAAAAGTCAGTTGGATCATTataagtttgatataattcatcaTGAAAGGTTTCAGAATATTGGTACTATTTCTGAATTATGTCGACGATTACTAGAGACTGAAAAGACGCGTCATTATCACTTAATTGACAGATTGATTCGTCTTGTTTTAACGCTCCCTGTTTCTACTGCGACAACAGAACGATCATTCTCAGCTATGAAACTTCTTAAAACATCTCTCCGGAATAAGATGGAAGAAGAGTTATTGGCAGATTCTATGATTGTCTACATTGAAAGAGAGTTTACTGCAAGTATAGACATTGATTCAGTAATTGATGAGTTCTACTCAATGAAAAACCGCAGGGCACATCTTCAGTAG
- the LOC140830984 gene encoding uncharacterized protein isoform X1, with translation MEYPRTKLGEQFRRFQKSWFEQFPWLEYSPNKDAAFCFPCFLFQGKEARYGAFTVDGFRGWKRVNDGKRCALLMHTGSPTSPHNNAVESMSALMNVSGHIDKVMNAQTIEEVKKNRLRLTTTIESIRWLCLQGCALRGNDESSSSINQGNLIEMIKLMGKMDVNINNVVLEKAPKNAKYTSPDIQKEILHILAERVRKKIREDVGSAKFCLLIDEAKDISDKEQMAIVLRFVDREGFLMERFFDIVHVSDTTAVTLKKEICNVLGQHNFHIKDIRGQGYDGASNMRGSWNGLQALFLRDSPQAYYVHCFAHRLQLSLVAAAEKESSIWLFFSKLNSICNLIKASPKRHTELQSAQAIEIATMVATGIRETGTGLNQIGTLQRAGKTRWSSHFESICSMIDMYSSVIIVLEHMTEEASSNSIRGEATGFLIALRSFDFIFILYLMHKIMGITDLLCRALQEKSLDILNAMDFVSTTKDLLHTLRAEGYDILLMIVQSVCENNGIEIPDMNAWYRSATGRSSQQRDSITFEHHYHFDVFNAAIDFQVEELNSRFNDGAVELLRLSSALEPRDNFKLFNADDIYNLAEKFYPSDFNKQELHYLKSQLDHYKFDIIHHERFQNIGTISELCRRLLETEKTRHYHLIDRLIRLVLTLPVSTATTERSFSAMKLLKTSLRNKMEEELLADSMIVYIEREFTASIDIDSVIDEFYSMKNRRAHLQ, from the exons ATGGAGTATCCGCGAACCAAATTAGGAGAACAATTCCGGCGATTTCAAAAGAGTTGGTTTGAGCAATTTCCTTGGTTGGAGTACTCTCCTAATAAAGATGCAGCATTTTGCTTCCCATGTTTCCTTTTCCAAGGAAAAGAGGCTCGTTATGGCGCATTTACAGTTGATGGTTTTAGAGGTTGGAAAAGAGTTAATGATGGGAAAAGATGTGCTTTATTGATGCATACAGGAAGTCCCACTTCACCACATAACAATGCCGTGGAATCTATGAGTGCTTTGATGAATGTAAGTGGTCACATTGATAAAGTGATGAATGCACAAACAATAGAAGAAGTGAAGAAAAACCGTTTGAGGCTTACAACCACAATTGAAAGCATTCGTTGGCTTTGTTTGCAAGGatgtgcattgagaggaaatgaTGAATCTTCATCATCCATAAATCAAGGTAATCTTATAGAAATGATAAAGCTTATGGGAAAAATGGATGTTAACATTAATAATGTTGTTTTGGAAAAAGCTCCAAAAAATGCAAAGTATACATCACCAGatattcaaaaagaaatttTGCATATTCTTGCTGAGAGAGTGAGAAAGAAAATACGTGAAGATGTTGGGAGTGCAAAATTTTGTCTTTTGATTGATGAGGctaaagacatatcagacaaaGAGCAGATGGCTATTGTGTTGAGATTTGTTGATCGTGAAGGGTTCTTAATGGAGCGTTTCTTTGATATTGTGCATGTTTCTGACACCACTGCGGTAACACTTAAAAAAGAAATATGTAATGTGCTTGGTCAACATAATTTTCATATCAAAGATATTCGGGGTCAAGGATACGATGGAGCTAGCAATATGCGTGGCTCATGGAATGGACTGCAAGCTCTTTTTCTGAGGGATTCTCCTCAAGCATATTATGTTCATTGTTTTGCACATAGACTTCAATTATCGTTGGTGGCTGCTGCTGAAAAGGAGAGTTCTATTTGgctatttttttcaaaattgaattctaTTTGTAATCTTATTAAGGCATCTCCAAAACGTCACACTGAGTTGCAATCTGCCCAAGCTATTGAAATTGCAACCATGGTAGCTACTGGTATTCGCGAGACAG GTACTGGCCTTAATCAGATTGGTACTTTGCAACGAGCTGGAAAGACGCGCTGGAGTTCTCATTTTGAGTCGATTTGCAGTATGATAGATATGTACAGCTCTGTGATTATTGTGCTTGAGCACATGACGGAGGAAGCATCTTCGAATTCTATACGAGGGGAAGCTACAGGTTTTTTGATTGCATTGAGATCGTTTGATTTCATATTTATCCTATACTTAATGCATAAGATTATGGGGATCACAGATTTGCTTTGTCGAGCTTTGCAAGAGAAGTCTTTGGACATTTTAAATGCAATGGATTTTGTCTCAACTACCAAAGATTTACTTCATACTTTGAGAGCAGAAGGTTATGATATTCTTCTAATGATTGTGCAATCAGTTTGTGAAAATAATGGTATTGAGATACCAGATATGAATGCTTGGTATAGATCTGCTACAGGACGTTCGAGCCAGCAGAGGGATTCTATTACATTTGAACATCATTACCATTTTGatgtatttaatgctgcaatagATTTTCAAGTGGAAGAACTCAATAGCAGATTCAATGATGGGGCTGTAGAACTTCTTAGACTTAGTTCTGCTTTGGAACCTCGAGACAACTTTAAGTTGTTTAATGCTGATGATATTTACAATCTTGCAGAGAAATTCTATCCTAGTGATTTCAATAAACAAGAACTACATTATCTGAAAAGTCAGTTGGATCATTataagtttgatataattcatcaTGAAAGGTTTCAGAATATTGGTACTATTTCTGAATTATGTCGACGATTACTAGAGACTGAAAAGACGCGTCATTATCACTTAATTGACAGATTGATTCGTCTTGTTTTAACGCTCCCTGTTTCTACTGCGACAACAGAACGATCATTCTCAGCTATGAAACTTCTTAAAACATCTCTCCGGAATAAGATGGAAGAAGAGTTATTGGCAGATTCTATGATTGTCTACATTGAAAGAGAGTTTACTGCAAGTATAGACATTGATTCAGTAATTGATGAGTTCTACTCAATGAAAAACCGCAGGGCACATCTTCAGTAG